One segment of Panicum virgatum strain AP13 chromosome 1K, P.virgatum_v5, whole genome shotgun sequence DNA contains the following:
- the LOC120702660 gene encoding uncharacterized protein LOC120702660 yields MKKATRYLKQLFAAVVAAVKSTAVGTRASSLRTRLIMLGIMRNKKLLLSAIQSKIHAIMGGGASGSGAQGRYGNAVATTHGGGEGGAAEGAGRGGAGGHLLLGGGGRKAAVLQSLPSFVVEQESRAVVLSSLPSFALERDGGACLARSPLSAGGEEEVVEYNDGNCEKQAIAAIAAAGPAVEGEFRLEDEIDRVADVFIRRFHDQMKLQKLESFKRFCEMLERGA; encoded by the coding sequence atgaagaaggcgacCAGGTACCTGAAGCAGCTCTTCGCCGCCGTCGTGGCGGCGGTGAAGTCCACGGCGGTGGGCACCAGGGCCAGCTCCCTGCGGACGCGCCTCATCATGCTCGGCATCATGCGCAACAAGAAGCTCCTGCTGAGCGCCATCCAGAGCAAGATCCACGCCatcatgggcggcggcgctagcggcAGCGGTGCCCAGGGCAGATACGGCAATGCGGTGGCTAccacccacggcggcggcgagggcggtgcgGCCGAGGGcgcaggacgcggcggcgccggcgggcaccTGCTCCTCGGCGGAGGCGGCAGGAAGGCCGCCGTGCTGCAGAGCCTGCCGAGCTTTGTGGTGGAGCAGGAGAGCAGGGCCGTCGTGCTCAGCAGCCTGCCGAGCTTCGCGCTGGAGCGGGACGGCGGTGCGTGCCTCGCCCGCTCGCCGTTGtcggccggcggggaggaggaggtggtcgaATACAACGACGGCAACTGCGAGAAGCAGGCgatcgccgccatcgccgccgcggggccggcggtggagggggAGTTCCGGCTGGAGGACGAGATCGACCGCGTGGCGGACGTGTTCATCCGGCGGTTCCACGACCAGATGAAGCTGCAGAAGCTCGAGTCCTTCAAGAGGTTCTGCGAGATGCTCGAGAGGGGCGCCTGA